Proteins from one Clostridium cellulovorans 743B genomic window:
- a CDS encoding winged helix-turn-helix transcriptional regulator, with protein sequence MDDIKDKYNTSIELALELIGGKWKMIILWHLSKGTKRFNELRKLLPNITQKMLTQQLRELEKDKLITRKVYAEVPPRVEYSSTKLGDDLQNILIDISKWSNEYAEIHNIEIENY encoded by the coding sequence ATGGATGATATAAAAGATAAATATAATACTTCAATAGAATTAGCGCTAGAACTTATTGGCGGTAAATGGAAGATGATTATATTGTGGCATCTTAGTAAGGGAACCAAACGATTTAATGAGCTAAGAAAGTTATTACCAAATATAACTCAAAAAATGCTTACTCAACAACTTAGAGAGTTAGAGAAAGACAAACTTATAACTAGGAAAGTTTATGCTGAAGTTCCACCAAGAGTGGAATACTCTAGTACTAAATTAGGAGATGATTTACAAAATATACTTATTGATATCTCTAAATGGAGTAATGAATATGCAGAGATACATAATATTGAAATTGAAAATTACTAA
- the jag gene encoding RNA-binding cell elongation regulator Jag/EloR, which yields MKCIEIEGKNVDTAIENALEKLNVDRNRVEVQILDEGNKGFLKFGARPAKVKVTVKRDSILEAKAFLTDVLEKMNVKAEVFVTEEKDNLKIDLKGDDMGIIIGYRGETLDSLQYLVSLVVNKGHEGEYKRVVLDTENYRAKREEKLKSLAIKLAHRVAKTKKAFRLEPMNPYERRIIHATLQEDRYVDTYSEGAEPYRRVVIEVKRDRKSRG from the coding sequence ATGAAGTGCATAGAAATTGAAGGAAAAAATGTAGATACGGCTATTGAAAATGCTCTTGAAAAGCTTAATGTAGATAGAAATAGAGTAGAAGTTCAAATATTAGATGAGGGCAATAAAGGATTTTTAAAATTCGGTGCAAGACCTGCCAAAGTAAAAGTAACAGTTAAAAGAGATTCTATCTTGGAAGCTAAAGCTTTTTTAACTGATGTTTTAGAGAAGATGAATGTAAAAGCTGAGGTATTTGTAACTGAGGAAAAAGATAATCTAAAGATAGATTTAAAAGGTGATGATATGGGTATCATTATTGGTTACAGAGGTGAAACTTTAGATTCTCTTCAATACTTAGTTAGTCTTGTAGTGAACAAGGGCCATGAAGGTGAATATAAGAGAGTGGTTCTAGATACAGAAAACTACAGGGCTAAAAGGGAAGAAAAGCTAAAGTCTTTAGCTATAAAGTTGGCTCATAGGGTTGCTAAAACTAAAAAAGCCTTTAGATTGGAACCTATGAATCCATATGAAAGAAGAATAATCCATGCAACACTTCAAGAGGATAGGTATGTTGATACTTATAGTGAAGGTGCAGAGCCTTATAGAAGAGTTGTTATTGAAGTTAAAAGAGATAGAAAGAGTCGTGGTTAA
- the yidC gene encoding membrane protein insertase YidC: MIQAITSFLTTIFEWIVNLLDSGINNLNISVGLSIIVFSIFFKICLFPLNIKQIKSSFKMREIQPEVAKLQAKYKSDPQKLNQATMQLYKESGASPFAGCLPLLLQWPVLMAMYFVFKDAEIIKGHSFLWLTDLSARDPRYILPVLTAATTYISTTYSTKQTQTAEAAKNMSTMTIVTTGMMLFMSLTLNSAVVMYYVIGNIFQFAQTYLIQKFVYKGSKEKVA; the protein is encoded by the coding sequence GTGATTCAGGCAATTACAAGTTTTTTAACAACTATATTTGAATGGATTGTTAACTTACTAGATTCTGGTATAAACAATCTGAATATTTCAGTAGGTTTATCTATAATAGTATTTAGTATATTCTTTAAAATTTGTCTTTTCCCATTAAATATAAAACAAATTAAGTCAAGTTTTAAAATGAGAGAAATACAACCTGAGGTTGCAAAGCTACAAGCTAAATATAAAAGTGATCCGCAAAAGCTTAATCAAGCTACTATGCAATTATATAAAGAAAGTGGAGCAAGTCCTTTTGCAGGATGTTTACCATTATTACTTCAATGGCCAGTATTGATGGCTATGTATTTTGTATTTAAAGATGCTGAAATAATTAAAGGCCATAGTTTTTTATGGTTGACTGATTTATCAGCTAGAGATCCAAGATATATATTGCCTGTTTTAACAGCAGCAACTACTTATATTTCTACAACATATTCAACTAAGCAGACACAAACAGCTGAAGCTGCTAAGAACATGAGTACTATGACTATAGTTACAACTGGAATGATGTTGTTTATGAGTTTAACTTTAAACTCAGCGGTAGTAATGTACTATGTTATAGGTAATATATTCCAATTTGCTCAAACTTACTTAATTCAAAAATTTGTGTATAAAGGCTCAAAAGAAAAAGTTGCTTAA
- the yidD gene encoding membrane protein insertion efficiency factor YidD: protein MEVKRILIKIIKFYRKYISPLKGTPTCKFLPTCSQYAIEALEKHGVIRGGFMALKRVLRCNPFSSGGYDPVE from the coding sequence ATGGAAGTGAAGAGAATACTAATAAAAATAATAAAATTCTATAGAAAATACATATCACCATTAAAGGGAACACCAACATGCAAGTTTCTTCCTACTTGTTCTCAATATGCAATAGAAGCCTTGGAAAAGCATGGAGTAATTAGAGGTGGTTTCATGGCATTAAAACGTGTTTTAAGATGTAATCCATTTAGTTCTGGAGGATATGACCCTGTAGAGTAA